The Magnolia sinica isolate HGM2019 chromosome 3, MsV1, whole genome shotgun sequence genome includes the window AAAACATGCAAACCTAGTCCAAAGTTGGATTGGGCGGGCTGATCGGCCCATCGCCCTTAACGGTGAACGGACTGAGTGATGTCACGTGGAAAACACGTGGGCTCACAGAGCTCGATTAGTGGGACCCCGGTggacggtgctctatgggccccaccatgatgtatgtgttgtatccacgccgtccatccatttttttttccagccaATTTTGGTGCATGTATGCAAAATTGAAGgtgaaatcttaggtggactacaccacatgaaacagtggtggttgaacgtccacaaaagttttggatcaaactgatattgatgttttccttcattcaggtctttgttttaaacctaattaacaggttggatggcaaataaatattacagtggactctaatatttttttaatggtggtcgttcaatcactactgttttcctggtgtggtccacctgagaattgaatctaacttatttttgggctcatgtactaaaatgggctgaaaaaatggatggaccgcgtggataaaacacattgatCACGATGGGTCCTCAGAGCACCGTACAGTAGCGACCTACTGGCagtgtcagtatccaatccacgtcCGGTGTACCAGCTGGCCGCCGCAATCCGTTTCCTTGTTTCAGAGGGCTCATGTCAGTAATCTCTTTGCAAGAAAacgttgatactctggcagggtaatggatgatacacaggcgcttataaattttatatttagtatataagtaattcaaatccgAATTATAGGTAGTAGTTTAAATGTGTCATGGGCTAAAAATGAATGATTATTAACCATCTGACCATTTGAGTGGTGCACATTTATTTGAcggtcaaaatgaaaaaaaataaatataatattcctatttcaataaacaagtgtccacgaatcagaggttaagtCCGTTCAATATGATTTATCGTGACTTAGATACACTGGATTTAACAATTTTGCTCCGTATTTGTATCTCAAAAGTTAAATTTCCAAGTGCCCTGCGTATCAAGCGCCATAATCTGCCAGAATATCAATAACTCGCTTATGGAGCCGaccttgatgtaggtattatatatccaaactgtccatctgtgtTTTCAGAtatttttagagcatgagcccaaaaatatagAATATCTGAATATctagtggaccatattataggaaacagtggtgattcaacacCCTATCATTAAAAAATTTCCAAAGCTCGACCGTAATGTTCACGTaatattttccatctaaactgatgataaggttacataaacctacacccagattcatagctcaactagcagactggggtgatacctcgtttcaacacttgaggtcttggaatCCATCCCCAGCGAGGGTGGCTAATAcggagtgtgtgtgtgtactgacattggtgtgtactaacaagctaataaaataaaaaacaacaaaaagaggTCACATGAGCCTGTATaagataaaataaacaaatatcagcttcatccaaaacctatgtagctcattaatagtcaatccctactatttcttAGGATATAGTCCACTTGAAAATTGGATCTACCACATTTTTAGGCCcttatcttaaaataatatgaaaaaaggatgtacagtgtggatatagaataaatatatagatcggatataaaatacatacctcaaggtgggcccaaccgtgaggaagcggattggctagtgtttCCTCCCACTAGCTATGTAGCTActgtattgatgtcaacaagttctgtgagtttgattatgaggtatatgttatatccaaaccgtccattaatttgtcgagtttgtcttaaggcttcataggaaaaataagacagatctaactgtcaagtggaccacactcaaaaagtagtggaggattgaacgtctaccattgaaaccctttttggggtcacataagttttggatcaatacaaaatttgtttttcctcttcattagggtctttgtgaccttatgaacagattggatggaaaataaacattatggtgagccttgTGAATTGTTTAgcagtgtggtccagatgatctttggatatgattcattttttggataatgctctaaaatgatctctaaaaatagataaacgatgtagatatgataaatacatcgctgtggggccatgtaactttgatctctttgaaccgttggtacaacttagagctcgaggagcgtccgtgccacacaccagccaatccacttcccaacgGTAAGTGCCACACTATATTGGGAAAAACACTCCTTGACctagcaacttttttttttttagcttgttaaaTATattcactgtcagttcacacttcattgttagccacccccaccagggaattGATACTGAGACCTCAGTGTGTTAAAACGATTAACAAAGTATCTTTCGCTCAAtctaccacttaagctatggatcagggtgtccaAGGCCTAATAacttgtatgtgttttatacatttcATTGATTCATTAGTTTTTAAATCCCATATTAAGAGATTAGAAAATGATAAATATCTAAAACCCAGGTGGACTACGTCATAGGAAACACGGGTTATTGAACGCTCATCGTTAAAAGATTTTTAAAggctccaaaagttttggatcaagctgtgatttttgttttttccaatcATCGGcatgtgtgacttaatcaaccAGCCTTTTTTTatttacacgcgcacacaccgccacgcactcacgccttagtgggatttcgcCACCTATGGAAAGTAGGTATATAAAGgtccctaggaattttttaactaTGGTGTTCAATGAGCACTGTTtcttgaggtgggtccacatgagatttgaatcctccgaatttttgtgctaatgccATAATATAAGCTCGAACAATGGATAGACGGCTTGAAAGACACCTACGTTATGGTGAGGCCTACTGAGCTTTTTCAGCCACAACCAGTACCGACctcggtactggaggggtcacttcCGAATCCGAGTCCCGGGTgtacgcggattggatactgaagggttgagcagcgagactcgccGCTGAAGTGACGtgacaagttctgtgggaccacGATGACGTATGTGATGTATCCAtcccgcccatccatttggagagatcattttaggacatgcaccgtccatccatttggagagatgattttatgaaatgagaCCAGGTCATATCTAAATGTGTAGTCTaccccaccgtagaaaacagtgggaagagtgatgcccacggttgaaacttttctaaggtccACTATTATGTTTATCTGTGATCCAatgtgttcataagttaagacagacatgaaagaatggaaaacacatattttagcttgatcgaaaactttcacggcccttagaaaattttaatggtcggcgtcactctttccactgttttctttggtggggttcaATCgagccttagatctgactcattctttggcccgtaccctaaatttatatctccaaatggatggacggtgtgaatacagcacatacatcatggtaggtcccaaaGAACAcagtgacgttacttcagtagcgagtctcgctactcaacctgtcagcagcGAATCCGCGTCCATCTTGGGTGACGccgaggccgcacctaatccgtgTTGACCAGAAGATTCGAGAGAGTCAGAGAGAGAGGGCGACGGAGAGAGAGTCACTCACTGCCGTCGGATTGCAGAGAAGGGTGAAATAACGCATCTGTCAGCGGGCAGCCGGGCGCTATTATTCTCTCGGGTACATACCGGATATCCTCATTCAGGTACATATGATATTCTCCCCCTCTCTCCTGTTTggatttcagtttgtacaagtggtgcCCATGCTCGAGCGATCGAAACCGTTGACGAGTTGGGCGTCTATCTGGATGGGCCATGCACAAATGAGCAGCTTATCAGTAGAGCAGTTGGCCTTTCCAATGGTTGAATATGAGCCGTCGTGAAGGGTTTGGAATTTTCCATCCAGCAGACTCTTGGTGCATGCTGCATCCATCCACATCGGCCCACCTTTCAGTGATCCAGATTGTTTAGCTGGTGGGCCGCCCCTGAATGGGGCATGGTGCTGCAATGAACCCCACCATCATGCAAATACTAGTATTTCATTCTTCTCCCGTAGATGGATGGTTTTAAATGGGATGCAACCACTGATCCAGCGGCAATGGGATACAGTCTACCGATCCGATGTCTGGGATTGCCCAGTTGAAGAGATATTTGATTCATCCCACATCCATGGTGCGGCCCGCtaggtgaacggtgtggattgccaAGAGGCAGGTTGTCACCCGTAAGAATGCTGGCCTGGAATTTAATTCCAGCCGAGCTTTGTGTGATTACTATCTTCATGCTTACTCTGGTGTAATTATGGCTTAATCTCCATTTTGGTGTCCCCATAGGCTCCATCTTTGTGAGAAATATCGCTGTGATTTTTAAAATCTCGAGATGTTTTTATGGAATATTCATAAGACAATATTACCTCGACATCTTCAAAAGCTCACCTGTTTTTAATTTATCATGGTTTAATCACAAAATTCGATTTCAACGCAAAACTTATTTAAGAGTTCAAATAATTCATTTATatctaaatatttaaaattttaaaatatttatttatttataatacatTTTTATAAGTTTATTTTCAGCGAGATTTTATCGATGATATTCTTAGAAAATTGTCAAAATTTTGGAAATCTCCTGAGACATGCCGAGCATGAGATTTGTCACCATCCCTCCAAGTTAGACTCACTGGTGCCAGAGTGGCATTTTCCCACGTAAGACCAATTACATAAATCTCACAAGGAGTTCATGTGGCCGTGGCTTGCCAGAGTCAAGATTAAAGCACAAACACAATCTTGGTTGTGGATTCCCGCCCCAAACAGACCCTTTTGAAATTCAATATTGAAAAAGATGATGGGAGACATTGATCAAAATCTGGAACCATCAGTGGGCCACTCCAAAGTCCAAATCACATAATCAAGAATTGGGCCATAGCAATATGGCAGCATTAATTAGTTTGTGTACTTTCTGCCCCTTCTGTCCACGCCATGTAACTGAAAAATCCTTTCAGGTGCAACGATGGGCAGTCAAGATCTACCGAAAGGTGACAAGCTTATATTGAGAGGTTTGAAGTTCCATGGTTTTCATGGGGTGAAGCCAGAAGAGAAGAAGCTGGGTCAGAAATTCCTGGTGGATGTCGATGCATGGTTAGATCTCAGTGAAGCTGGTAAAACTGATTGTTTGACAGATACTGTCAGTTACACCGACATCTACAGGTGACAATACTGTTGGTCTTCGTCATTCCTCTAATAACATTGAAGAATAATGAATTGCattgaagttttaaaaatttacaGCAAGAATTCAAAGTTCTGTATTTGCAATCTTAGTCCCATAGCATTTCAACCATCTAGAAAGGATACCCAAATGCTTGTTTCTGCTTTGATACTGGTATCAACACAAGAAGATGCTGGTATTGGTACCAGGCAGTGCACGGATGCTTGTAAGAAATGTTTTAAAGGTATCATATTGTATTATGTTCATTACTTTCATAACTCGGAGAATTTTTCTCATGgtattaagggcgtgtttggatgcactgtaGAATTGAATTGGTGCAATTCATGTAATAGAATGGAAATAACTAAATCTTTTGACTACCTTCCTTAGCGTTTATTTGAGGGATTAAGTTCCAAATTACTATTGTGTTACTTTCAAGCCGGAAATAACCAAATCTTTCAAAGGAACCTATGCAATTCTGGGGGCTACTTCCTCAGTATGAATGCTAGGAAACACGATTAGTTTTTTCCTGCCTTTTATTAAGCTGAATGGTTGCAAGTCAACccacttgtgcatccaaaacAGCCCAAAAGTATTGGATTGGATACTTTTCTTCTTAATTTTGGGAAATGTGGAGTCCAGCAGCCTCTATCCATGTGAGTAATCGTATTTGGGCATCATAGCTTTTAAATTATTCTATGTTAGACCAAGGTTTCCTGGATCGTGGGTTGGTTTGGTATGTATTATGGGAATGGGTGCATTGTAGGTGTGTTGCATGCTACTTCCTCCAAGACGCAATACGCTAGGAGTAGGATCATGTGCGTCACTCCAATACATACATTTTGTATGTAATATAGTTTTATATATGAACTCATATTGCAATTAatttatgaaatgatgaatgtagtTATTATAGACTCCACATGCTTAGTTTTAtattataactaaataaataaaatataattctCTACATTGTAAATATAAAGTTGCATTAGCTTAATCAATAGCAAGAATTTAGAGCCATAATTTTGGATCGCTAAAAACAGCAATCTGGAtcgcaaatgacccataatccaaATCACTCGATCTGGAACGAAAAACATGGGGTGTTTCATATTTTAGGTAACATTGTGATAGACTTCAGTTGCAGAAAGCGCAAATGTTTGCTATGTTCTCAATGAATAGTGGTGATTATGAATGCATCAATGTTACCTAAATTGCCAAAACCCCTATTTTTTCCATTTTGAATTTTGCGATCCAAATTATTGGTCATCTGCGATCCGGGTTGCTATTGTTACTACCCGAAATTATGGTTCCATACTCTCATGGTTTATTAAGCTATAATGTTAATTTATCACCATGTTGCAGTAGAGCCCATGTTAGAACACGAATGATATACTGATATTCAGATATAGATATCTACATAGATATGTACTGTAGTGAAAGTGACATGGATTAATTCAGTTGTAGATTTTTATACTTTGATTTGTGAAACAACATGCTTATAATATAATACTATGCATGTGGGACCTATAATAATAACATTCatcatttattttttcatgtaTAAATTACAATATAAATTCGTATATAAAACTATATTGGATATACCTAGCATATAACTGGAGTGACCCGTATGATCCTACTCTCAGCATACCATGTATTGGAGGGAGTAGCGTACCATACACCCATTCCCATAACATGAACCGGAGTGGCCTGCAATCTAGGTAACCATGGGTCAAATGTGCCTCTCCTGGTAGGAGCAAAACCCACCTAGAGTAGCATCACTCATTGAAATCCTCTTGCATTACTTTGTCATCCTCATAAGAATTTCCATATGGTCAATAAACATTCAGTCAACCCGTAAAGTTCCCCTTCCGAACAAAAAATCTTCATGTTATTTATGAATCATAAGCATTCTTTGCTTATGATGGTTTGTGAATGATATACTTTGGCTTGTAATTGATTGCATTTATCATTTCCTATGTTTGCTGAACATGAAATATTACATGCTTTTGGTCCTTCTGAATGGTCTTTCAGGGGTCTGTGCATGGTTGAACGACTAAGTGTTTATATAACAGAGTTTAAAGTACCAGCTGATGCATGTTATTGCCTATATACGTTGGATCAGCAGAATATCAATGATGGTGTAGTATTTTGATATCGCTATTAGAAAAATATTCTCGacatttgtttaaaaaaaaataaaaaatctcaacaTTAGTTCACTTTCACTTGACTGGGTACTGATCAATGGAGAAATTTTATGATTTCCTGAGCATATGTATAACATCCTAGCACCCTGAGTTGCGATGCGTGGGGCCCAGTTTTGATACTTGAAGCTATTAAAAGAATATGTGGGAATTGATATTCTCAAATGTGCATGGGTTTTTATTAAATCATAGTTGATCACCAACtcataaaggaaaaaaataataataagaagaagaagaagaagaagaagaaaatagaaaaaaaaatgatcacctacaaccagcTGTCCACTGGATTGgtgcaacctttttttttttttttttttttttaaaaatgcttcAGAATTGTTTCATGCAGCTTCTCCCTTGGAGATGCCATATATTTTGAGGGGCAAAATGCTTTCTAAAAATGGGTAGTATGTTTACCTACATCCGGTTGTAAGTAATCAGTTCTCTTGTTATATATGGATGTGGTCTCTTTTTGTAtgtcgtcatcgtcatcatcatcatcattgccgctgtcgtcatcatcatcatctcaattttcgtactacctccatccacgtgCTTTTGAGCCTTCCCtcgcccttttagagccttcaatttgtaccaactcactcataACCTGCTTAGTTGTtgctctccattgcacatgaccaaacaatCTAAGACtatttttccctcatcttattattacctattggtgccattcctaagttcccttgaatgcattcatgtataattctatcattccttgtcttgccattcatccatctcaacatcctcgtttcggctacacatcctatgaacatATTGTTTCTTAATTGTCCAACATTGCCCCACAAAGCATGTCTGgttttatagctatcctataaaatttctctCTCAGTTTGGTTTGTATGTCTACATGCTAACATTTTCTCTGGTGGAATGGCAGAATAGCTCGAGAGGTCGTTGAGGGGCCATCTCAGAATCTTCTTGAATCAGTGGCCCACCTCATTGCAAACACCACTCTAACAAAGTTTCCTCAAATATCTGCTGTCCGGGTGAAGGTTGGGAAACCTCATGTTGCTGTTCATGGCCCTATTGATTACTTGGGAATTGAGATACTCAGATGCAGAGAAGTCAAGCCCAGCTCAGCTGGGACAAGTTTTATGATTTAGCATTGTATTAGGAGAAAACCTTATGTTTTAGTTGCTGTGTTGCAAATGCTATTTACCCATGTGAGTATGTTTTATGTTGAGATGGATTGATGGGTTGACATTGTCACTCAAATCATATGCCGAAATTGTAATTTTACTTATATTTTGATTTTATGCTCgattgagtgtgtgtgtgtgtgtgtgtgtgtgtgtgtgtgtgtgtgtgtgtgtgtataccaTTCCTGGTGCTCGAGGAA containing:
- the LOC131240857 gene encoding dihydroneopterin aldolase 2; the protein is MGSQDLPKGDKLILRGLKFHGFHGVKPEEKKLGQKFLVDVDAWLDLSEAGKTDCLTDTVSYTDIYRIAREVVEGPSQNLLESVAHLIANTTLTKFPQISAVRVKVGKPHVAVHGPIDYLGIEILRCREVKPSSAGTSFMI